The Euphorbia lathyris chromosome 2, ddEupLath1.1, whole genome shotgun sequence genome includes a window with the following:
- the LOC136219655 gene encoding uncharacterized protein isoform X2 has protein sequence MGNEMGNNNTSQFREEDNRSPETEGKAQEPLHSNHLKEENHVPTPESKYYHEKETQLPSDDPKTAADTNGKEQEETEVLQNITEESGRDSGFQTTAPLPDSEYNCQNLKDSVSKMSKHHIENVAAFNKEEKDMIALPHDPECEDSAEHESRQVGVGQSEQGNTNSPKAVEEISSLLDISESNIDFITKEMSDESDNHIFDNSEGGVVPSTVLDTGKSTDCLANEVESKEDRRLRDEQLVKVGNEDAKDKIEKKNDGEVDSNKTNSLESQAESQEDSRLSDEQLVRAGNEDEKDKIENKNDGEIDSNGTNSLKSQAESQEGTRLNDEQLVRVENEHAKAKTEDKNDGEMDSNGTNSLESQAESQEHTRLSNEQLARAGNGNGDAKAKIEKKNDGEIDSNGTNSLESQAESQEDSRLSNVQLVRVENEYGKAKTENKNDGEMDSNGTNLLDSQAEFDMDDSLCSDVAMAVDKCIILTEETKLAAKESENGDSKHDANESDSEVDQGTNSSTGPNCKNDEKEDPNIAAHNASSNGILQVEGMKVTEESYNQNKPSEAPFRGSEAKSMMVHWHETFAGKPNGNEKGNSEPVSSEGRIELVPELVNLTSNLSVINGTCSKEESEDYKSEEVEPEKEQTFEIEAKTQAPVLVPASLLESVDQQHKTATECEDAQVHEESSSEVKLERSSELLREVASPFHAANTSMEKLIPAVELPIEKHEEAEAEAVLLHAPEIDETLTETNVSASENHSSEQHQEFKSSISENRDGIQAPEDATSASNGLFPESSTTIEKTQVPQCSKGVMETVIEAKLSASDSAEQSNKQSEKKETCISERVANEEQESVGRFSIESIPDPRAEMRKSPSFGIDLRIEARREESDHTPLLDQNMNTNEDDVSLQSTLEYNQQLLKDQPLPPEEKVITLERSDSEKSRTPFLEQHDSAEKDTKDPRNLQSSSKGTPVASKSKNKHKRRSSLFTNCMCCTTVMN, from the exons ATGGGAAATGAGATGGGCAATAATAACACATCTCAGTTTCGAG AAGAAGATAACAGAAGCCCTGAAACTGAGGGGAAAGCACAAGAACCACTTCATTCTAATCATCTAAAagaagaaaatcatgttccaaCACCTGAAAGCAAATATTATCATGAAAAAGAGACACAATTACCATCTGATGATCCAAAGACAGCAGCAGATACTAATGGAAAAG AGCAAGAGGAGACTGAAGTTCTTCAGAATATAACTGAAGAAAGTGGCAGAGATAGTGGATTTCAAACAACAGCTCCTTTGCCAGATAGTGAATATAACTGCCAGAACCTCAAGGACAGTGTATCAAAAATGAGCAAACATCACATTGAGAATGTGGCTGCCTTCAACAAAG AGGAAAAGGACATGATAGCACTTCCACATGATCCAGAATGTGAAGATTCTGCAGAACATGAATCTAGACAAGTTGGAGTTGGCCAGTCTGAACAAGGAAACACTAATTCTCCAAAAGCAGTTGAAGAGATTAGCAGCCTACTAGATATCTCAGAATCAAATATTGATTTCATTACCAAAGAGATGagtgatgagtcagataatcaCATATTTGACAACTCAGAAGGAGGTGTTGTTCCTAGTACTGTTCTAGATACTGGGAAAAGCACTGATTGCCTGGCGAATGAAGTGGAATCTAAGGAGGATAGGAGGCTCAGAGATGAGCAATTAGTTAAAGTTGGAAATGAAGATGCGAAAGACAAAATCGAAAAGAAAAATGATGGAGAGGTTGATAGTAATAAGACTAATTCCTTGGAGTCACAAGCAGAATCTCAGGAGGATTCAAGGCTCAGTGATGAGCAATTAGTTCGAGCTGGAAATGAGGATGAGAAAGACAAAATCGAAAACAAAAATGATGGAGAGATTGATAGTAATGGGACTAATTCCTTGAAGTCACAAGCAGAATCTCAGGAGGGTACGAGGCTCAATGATGAGCAATTAGTTCGAGTTGAAAATGAGCATGCGAAAGCCAAAACCGAAGACAAAAATGATGGAGAGATGGATAGTAATGGGACTAATTCCTTGGAGTCACAAGCAGAATCTCAGGAGCATACAAGGCTCAGCAATGAGCAATTAGCTCGAGCTGGAAATGGAAATGGGGATGCGAAAGCCAAAATCGAAAAGAAAAACGATGGAGAGATTGATAGTAATGGGACTAATTCCTTGGAGTCACAAGCAGAATCTCAGGAGGATTCAAGGCTCAGCAACGTGCAATTAGTTCGAGTTGAAAATGAGTATGGGAAAGCCAAAACTGAAAACAAAAATGATGGAGAGATGGACAGTAATGGGACTAATTTGTTGGATTCACAAGCAGAATTTGATATGGATGATTCGTTATGCTCGGATGTGGCCATGGCTGTAGATAAATGTATCATTCTAACTGAAGAGACCAAATTAGCAGCAAAAGAATCAGAAAATGGAGATAGCAAGCATGATGCTAATGAATCAGATTCAGAGGTTGACCAAGGCACAAATTCTTCGACGGGGCCTAATTGCAAGAATGATGAGAAAGAAGATCCTAATATCGCTGCACATAATGCTTCGAGCAATGGAATCCTCCAAGTTGAAGGGATGAAGGTAACTGAAGAATCCTATAACCAAAATAAGCCTTCTGAAGCACCCTTCAGAGGGTCTGAAGCAAAATCTATGATGGTTCATTGGCATGAAACTTTCGCAGGCAAGCCAAATGGAAATGAAAAAGGCAATTCTGAACCAGTATCAAGTGAAGGAAGGATTGAATTGGTTCCGGAACTTGTTAATCTGACCTCAAACTTATCCGTCATCAATGGCACTTGCAGTAAAGAGGAATCAGAAGATTACAAATCCGAGGAAGTGGAACCTGAAAAAGAGCAAACTTTTGAGATAGAAGCGAAAACACAAGCACCAGTATTGGTTCCTGCTTCTCTGCTCGAATCTGTAGATCAACAACACAAAACTGCAACTGAATGTGAGGATGCTCAAGTTCACGAAGAATCATCATCAGAAGTGAAGCTTGAGAGAAGCAGTGAGTTGCTCAGGGAAGTAGCTTCGCCTTTCCATGCCGCAAACACTTCCATGGAGAAATTGATTCCTGCAGTTGAGCTCCCAATTGAGAAACATGAGGAAGCAGAAGCAGAAGCGGTTTTACTCCATGCCCCAGAAATTGATGAGACCCTGACAGAAACTAATGTTTCAGCTTCTGAAAATCATTCCAGTGAGCAACACCAAGAGTTCAAATCATCTATCTCTGAAAATAGGGATGGCATTCAGGCACCGGAAGATGCAACTAGTGCCAGCAATGGACTGTTTCCTGAAAGTTCGACCACGATTGAGAAAACACAAGTTCCACAATGCAGTAAAGGAGTCATGGAAACAGTGATAGAAGCTAAATTATCAGCTTCagactcagcagaacagtccaACAAACAAAGCGAAAAGAAAGAAACATGTATCTCTGAAAGGGTTGCTAATGAGGAACAAGAAAGTGTGGGAAGGTTCAGCATCGAATCCATTCCTGATCCCCGTGCAGAGATGAGGAAATCTCCAAGCTTTGGTATTGATCTTCGGATAGAAGCTAGGAGGGAAGAATCAGATCACACTCCATTGCTTGATCAGAATATGAACACAAATGAAGATGATGTGAGTCTTCAAAGCACACTTGAATATAATCAACAATTGCTCAAGGATCAACCACTGCCCCCAGAAGAGAAAGTGATTACACTCGAAAGAAGTGACTCAGAGAAGTCAAGAACACCATTCCTTGAGCAACATGATTCTGCTGAAAAAGATACTAAGGATCCAAGGAACTTGCAATCTTCTTCAAAAGGGACACCAGTGGCATCGAAAAGTAAAAACAAGCACAAGCGCAGGTCTTCCCTCTTCACCAACTGCATGTGTTGTACAACAGTGATGAATTAA
- the LOC136219655 gene encoding uncharacterized protein isoform X1: MRWAIITHLSFEIAYHDYDVTTILTPISDAEEDNRSPETEGKAQEPLHSNHLKEENHVPTPESKYYHEKETQLPSDDPKTAADTNGKEQEETEVLQNITEESGRDSGFQTTAPLPDSEYNCQNLKDSVSKMSKHHIENVAAFNKEEKDMIALPHDPECEDSAEHESRQVGVGQSEQGNTNSPKAVEEISSLLDISESNIDFITKEMSDESDNHIFDNSEGGVVPSTVLDTGKSTDCLANEVESKEDRRLRDEQLVKVGNEDAKDKIEKKNDGEVDSNKTNSLESQAESQEDSRLSDEQLVRAGNEDEKDKIENKNDGEIDSNGTNSLKSQAESQEGTRLNDEQLVRVENEHAKAKTEDKNDGEMDSNGTNSLESQAESQEHTRLSNEQLARAGNGNGDAKAKIEKKNDGEIDSNGTNSLESQAESQEDSRLSNVQLVRVENEYGKAKTENKNDGEMDSNGTNLLDSQAEFDMDDSLCSDVAMAVDKCIILTEETKLAAKESENGDSKHDANESDSEVDQGTNSSTGPNCKNDEKEDPNIAAHNASSNGILQVEGMKVTEESYNQNKPSEAPFRGSEAKSMMVHWHETFAGKPNGNEKGNSEPVSSEGRIELVPELVNLTSNLSVINGTCSKEESEDYKSEEVEPEKEQTFEIEAKTQAPVLVPASLLESVDQQHKTATECEDAQVHEESSSEVKLERSSELLREVASPFHAANTSMEKLIPAVELPIEKHEEAEAEAVLLHAPEIDETLTETNVSASENHSSEQHQEFKSSISENRDGIQAPEDATSASNGLFPESSTTIEKTQVPQCSKGVMETVIEAKLSASDSAEQSNKQSEKKETCISERVANEEQESVGRFSIESIPDPRAEMRKSPSFGIDLRIEARREESDHTPLLDQNMNTNEDDVSLQSTLEYNQQLLKDQPLPPEEKVITLERSDSEKSRTPFLEQHDSAEKDTKDPRNLQSSSKGTPVASKSKNKHKRRSSLFTNCMCCTTVMN; encoded by the exons ATGAGATGGGCAATAATAACACATCTCAGTTTCGAG ATCGCATACCATGATTATGATGTGACAACCATTTTAACGCCCATCTCTGATGCAGAAGAAGATAACAGAAGCCCTGAAACTGAGGGGAAAGCACAAGAACCACTTCATTCTAATCATCTAAAagaagaaaatcatgttccaaCACCTGAAAGCAAATATTATCATGAAAAAGAGACACAATTACCATCTGATGATCCAAAGACAGCAGCAGATACTAATGGAAAAG AGCAAGAGGAGACTGAAGTTCTTCAGAATATAACTGAAGAAAGTGGCAGAGATAGTGGATTTCAAACAACAGCTCCTTTGCCAGATAGTGAATATAACTGCCAGAACCTCAAGGACAGTGTATCAAAAATGAGCAAACATCACATTGAGAATGTGGCTGCCTTCAACAAAG AGGAAAAGGACATGATAGCACTTCCACATGATCCAGAATGTGAAGATTCTGCAGAACATGAATCTAGACAAGTTGGAGTTGGCCAGTCTGAACAAGGAAACACTAATTCTCCAAAAGCAGTTGAAGAGATTAGCAGCCTACTAGATATCTCAGAATCAAATATTGATTTCATTACCAAAGAGATGagtgatgagtcagataatcaCATATTTGACAACTCAGAAGGAGGTGTTGTTCCTAGTACTGTTCTAGATACTGGGAAAAGCACTGATTGCCTGGCGAATGAAGTGGAATCTAAGGAGGATAGGAGGCTCAGAGATGAGCAATTAGTTAAAGTTGGAAATGAAGATGCGAAAGACAAAATCGAAAAGAAAAATGATGGAGAGGTTGATAGTAATAAGACTAATTCCTTGGAGTCACAAGCAGAATCTCAGGAGGATTCAAGGCTCAGTGATGAGCAATTAGTTCGAGCTGGAAATGAGGATGAGAAAGACAAAATCGAAAACAAAAATGATGGAGAGATTGATAGTAATGGGACTAATTCCTTGAAGTCACAAGCAGAATCTCAGGAGGGTACGAGGCTCAATGATGAGCAATTAGTTCGAGTTGAAAATGAGCATGCGAAAGCCAAAACCGAAGACAAAAATGATGGAGAGATGGATAGTAATGGGACTAATTCCTTGGAGTCACAAGCAGAATCTCAGGAGCATACAAGGCTCAGCAATGAGCAATTAGCTCGAGCTGGAAATGGAAATGGGGATGCGAAAGCCAAAATCGAAAAGAAAAACGATGGAGAGATTGATAGTAATGGGACTAATTCCTTGGAGTCACAAGCAGAATCTCAGGAGGATTCAAGGCTCAGCAACGTGCAATTAGTTCGAGTTGAAAATGAGTATGGGAAAGCCAAAACTGAAAACAAAAATGATGGAGAGATGGACAGTAATGGGACTAATTTGTTGGATTCACAAGCAGAATTTGATATGGATGATTCGTTATGCTCGGATGTGGCCATGGCTGTAGATAAATGTATCATTCTAACTGAAGAGACCAAATTAGCAGCAAAAGAATCAGAAAATGGAGATAGCAAGCATGATGCTAATGAATCAGATTCAGAGGTTGACCAAGGCACAAATTCTTCGACGGGGCCTAATTGCAAGAATGATGAGAAAGAAGATCCTAATATCGCTGCACATAATGCTTCGAGCAATGGAATCCTCCAAGTTGAAGGGATGAAGGTAACTGAAGAATCCTATAACCAAAATAAGCCTTCTGAAGCACCCTTCAGAGGGTCTGAAGCAAAATCTATGATGGTTCATTGGCATGAAACTTTCGCAGGCAAGCCAAATGGAAATGAAAAAGGCAATTCTGAACCAGTATCAAGTGAAGGAAGGATTGAATTGGTTCCGGAACTTGTTAATCTGACCTCAAACTTATCCGTCATCAATGGCACTTGCAGTAAAGAGGAATCAGAAGATTACAAATCCGAGGAAGTGGAACCTGAAAAAGAGCAAACTTTTGAGATAGAAGCGAAAACACAAGCACCAGTATTGGTTCCTGCTTCTCTGCTCGAATCTGTAGATCAACAACACAAAACTGCAACTGAATGTGAGGATGCTCAAGTTCACGAAGAATCATCATCAGAAGTGAAGCTTGAGAGAAGCAGTGAGTTGCTCAGGGAAGTAGCTTCGCCTTTCCATGCCGCAAACACTTCCATGGAGAAATTGATTCCTGCAGTTGAGCTCCCAATTGAGAAACATGAGGAAGCAGAAGCAGAAGCGGTTTTACTCCATGCCCCAGAAATTGATGAGACCCTGACAGAAACTAATGTTTCAGCTTCTGAAAATCATTCCAGTGAGCAACACCAAGAGTTCAAATCATCTATCTCTGAAAATAGGGATGGCATTCAGGCACCGGAAGATGCAACTAGTGCCAGCAATGGACTGTTTCCTGAAAGTTCGACCACGATTGAGAAAACACAAGTTCCACAATGCAGTAAAGGAGTCATGGAAACAGTGATAGAAGCTAAATTATCAGCTTCagactcagcagaacagtccaACAAACAAAGCGAAAAGAAAGAAACATGTATCTCTGAAAGGGTTGCTAATGAGGAACAAGAAAGTGTGGGAAGGTTCAGCATCGAATCCATTCCTGATCCCCGTGCAGAGATGAGGAAATCTCCAAGCTTTGGTATTGATCTTCGGATAGAAGCTAGGAGGGAAGAATCAGATCACACTCCATTGCTTGATCAGAATATGAACACAAATGAAGATGATGTGAGTCTTCAAAGCACACTTGAATATAATCAACAATTGCTCAAGGATCAACCACTGCCCCCAGAAGAGAAAGTGATTACACTCGAAAGAAGTGACTCAGAGAAGTCAAGAACACCATTCCTTGAGCAACATGATTCTGCTGAAAAAGATACTAAGGATCCAAGGAACTTGCAATCTTCTTCAAAAGGGACACCAGTGGCATCGAAAAGTAAAAACAAGCACAAGCGCAGGTCTTCCCTCTTCACCAACTGCATGTGTTGTACAACAGTGATGAATTAA